The following are encoded together in the Sphingomonas sp. genome:
- the ccmC gene encoding heme ABC transporter permease CcmC, translating into MLHALANPARFLKIARPLTPALFWAGLALALFGAWGGLTQTPADYLQKDSVRILYIHVPTAWLGMGGWSSLALACLSYLIWRHPLAIVAARAIAPVGAVFAALCLITGAIWGRPTWGTWWEWDGRLTSMLLLFFVYIAWIALARADAERSGDGRIPALFGVAGTVLLPIIRYSVVWWNTLHQGESIGLTRSTIDASMLWPLWFTLSGFSLLFGAIVLMRMRALLAKQKVEARLRRRAAQ; encoded by the coding sequence ATGCTCCACGCCCTCGCCAACCCGGCGCGCTTCCTCAAGATCGCCCGGCCCCTCACGCCCGCCTTGTTCTGGGCCGGGCTGGCGCTGGCGCTGTTCGGCGCCTGGGGCGGGCTCACCCAGACGCCTGCCGACTATCTGCAGAAGGACAGCGTCCGCATCCTCTACATCCATGTGCCGACCGCCTGGCTGGGCATGGGCGGGTGGAGTAGCCTCGCGCTGGCATGCCTGAGCTATCTGATCTGGCGGCACCCGCTCGCCATCGTCGCCGCCCGCGCCATCGCGCCGGTCGGGGCGGTATTCGCCGCGTTGTGCCTGATCACTGGCGCGATCTGGGGCCGCCCCACCTGGGGCACCTGGTGGGAATGGGATGGCCGGCTGACCAGCATGCTGCTGCTGTTCTTCGTCTATATCGCCTGGATCGCGCTTGCTCGCGCCGATGCCGAGCGGAGCGGCGACGGGCGTATTCCGGCGCTGTTCGGCGTTGCGGGAACCGTGCTGCTGCCTATCATTCGCTACTCCGTGGTGTGGTGGAATACGCTGCACCAGGGCGAGAGCATCGGGCTCACCCGCAGCACCATCGATGCCTCGATGCTCTGGCCGCTTTGGTTCACGCTGTCGGGTTTCAGCCTGCTCTTCGGCGCGATCGTGCTGATGCGGATGCGCGCGCTGCTCGCCAAGCAAAAGGTCGAGGCACGCCTGCGGCGGAGGGCGGCGCAATGA
- the ccmE gene encoding cytochrome c maturation protein CcmE, producing MKAKHQRLTLALLAVAAIIGAALLALSALKDQAAFFYAPGDVAGKPLPLGKAVRLGGMVEKGSLVRAKDGVSIAFKVTDGKDVVPVRFRGVTPDLFREGSGVVAEGQFQSDGSFAADNLLAKHDERYMPPQMAGKMHKSESLEP from the coding sequence GTGAAGGCAAAGCATCAACGACTGACGCTGGCATTGCTGGCAGTGGCGGCGATCATCGGTGCGGCACTGCTGGCGCTCTCGGCGCTCAAGGACCAGGCCGCATTCTTCTATGCCCCTGGCGACGTGGCGGGCAAGCCGCTGCCGCTCGGCAAGGCGGTTCGGCTGGGCGGCATGGTCGAGAAGGGCTCGCTGGTCCGTGCCAAGGACGGGGTGTCGATCGCCTTCAAGGTCACCGATGGCAAGGACGTGGTGCCGGTGCGCTTCCGCGGCGTTACCCCGGACCTGTTCCGCGAAGGGTCGGGCGTGGTCGCCGAGGGGCAGTTCCAGTCCGATGGCAGCTTCGCCGCCGACAATCTGCTCGCCAAGCATGACGAACGCTACATGCCGCCGCAGATGGCGGGGAAGATGCACAAGAGCGAGTCCCTCGAGCCATGA
- a CDS encoding potassium transporter Kup codes for MNAAATGDAAALLPDSDPHVDHGHHGQEPTWKLALGAIGIVFGDIGTSPLYAFRETFANEHHELPLDTPHVLGAISLMFWSMMVVVTLKYVTIIMRADNKGEGGSLALLALISGRGGQRRWTQGIVLLGVFATALFYGDSMITPAVSVLSAVEGLAVAAPGFHRLVVPIAVVILVMLFSIQRTGTARVGAFFGPVMIFYFLVIATLGVISMVKTPYVLQALSPHHAVHFFMLDPLRAFLALGSIVLAVTGAEALYADMGHFGRNPIRVSWLWFVLPALMMNYMGQGALLIRDAEALRSPFYLLAPEALRLPLVFVATAAAIIASQAVISGAFSVTQQAIQLGFVPRLRIDHTSAATAGQIYIPIINWALMIMVILLVLSFQTSSNLTAAYGIAVTGAMLIDNCLLGVVLFNLWHWKKRYAIPLLVIFFAVDLAYFAANLTKVPDGGWFPLMVGFIVFTLLTTWAKGRKLMIARLRESAMPIQIFIESAANAATRVRGTAVFMTSTPDGVPHALLHNLKHNKVLHDRVILLTVKISDVPYVSEEKRLVVEDLGKGFHRMILYYGFMQEADVPAALKSVDACGAEFKMMETSFFLARQTLLPSSRPGMMIWREKLFAWMLRNAESAMEFFRLPTNRVVELGSQVEI; via the coding sequence GTGAACGCCGCCGCGACCGGAGACGCTGCCGCGCTCCTCCCCGATTCGGATCCGCATGTCGATCATGGCCATCACGGTCAGGAACCGACGTGGAAGCTCGCGCTCGGTGCCATCGGCATCGTGTTCGGCGACATCGGTACCAGTCCGCTCTACGCGTTTCGCGAGACCTTCGCGAACGAGCATCACGAGCTGCCGCTCGATACGCCGCACGTGCTGGGCGCGATCAGCCTGATGTTCTGGTCGATGATGGTCGTCGTGACGCTGAAATACGTCACGATCATCATGCGGGCGGACAACAAGGGCGAGGGCGGCAGCCTGGCGCTGCTCGCGCTGATCTCGGGGCGGGGCGGCCAGCGCCGCTGGACCCAAGGGATCGTGCTGCTCGGCGTGTTCGCCACCGCGCTGTTCTATGGCGATTCGATGATCACCCCGGCGGTGTCGGTACTGTCGGCGGTGGAAGGCCTCGCCGTCGCTGCGCCGGGCTTCCACCGGCTGGTGGTGCCGATCGCGGTCGTCATCCTCGTCATGCTGTTCTCGATCCAGCGGACCGGCACGGCGCGCGTCGGCGCCTTTTTCGGCCCGGTGATGATCTTCTACTTCCTCGTCATCGCCACGCTGGGCGTGATCAGCATGGTGAAGACGCCCTATGTGCTGCAGGCGCTGTCGCCGCACCATGCGGTGCATTTCTTCATGCTCGACCCGCTGCGCGCATTCCTGGCTTTGGGCTCGATCGTGCTGGCAGTGACCGGCGCCGAAGCGCTCTATGCTGATATGGGCCATTTCGGCCGCAACCCGATCCGCGTTTCCTGGCTGTGGTTCGTGCTGCCGGCGCTGATGATGAACTATATGGGGCAGGGGGCACTGCTGATCCGCGATGCCGAGGCACTGCGCAGCCCCTTCTATCTGCTGGCGCCCGAAGCGCTGCGGCTGCCCTTGGTGTTCGTCGCCACCGCCGCCGCGATCATCGCATCGCAGGCGGTGATCTCGGGCGCCTTCTCGGTGACGCAGCAAGCGATCCAGCTCGGCTTCGTGCCGCGGTTGCGCATCGATCATACCAGCGCGGCGACCGCCGGGCAGATCTACATCCCGATCATCAACTGGGCGCTGATGATCATGGTGATCTTGCTGGTGCTCAGCTTCCAGACCTCGTCGAACCTCACCGCGGCCTATGGCATCGCCGTCACCGGGGCGATGCTGATCGACAATTGCCTGCTCGGGGTCGTGCTGTTCAACCTGTGGCACTGGAAGAAGCGCTACGCGATCCCGCTGCTCGTGATCTTCTTCGCGGTGGACCTCGCCTATTTCGCGGCGAACCTCACCAAGGTGCCCGATGGCGGCTGGTTCCCGTTGATGGTCGGCTTCATCGTGTTCACGCTGCTCACAACCTGGGCCAAGGGCCGCAAGCTGATGATTGCGCGGCTGCGCGAGAGCGCGATGCCGATCCAGATCTTCATCGAATCGGCCGCCAACGCCGCCACCCGTGTCCGCGGCACCGCGGTGTTCATGACCTCGACGCCGGACGGCGTGCCCCATGCGCTGCTCCATAACCTCAAACACAACAAGGTGCTGCACGACCGGGTGATCCTGCTGACCGTCAAGATCAGCGACGTGCCCTATGTGTCGGAGGAGAAGCGCCTGGTGGTGGAGGACCTGGGCAAGGGCTTCCACCGCATGATCCTCTATTACGGCTTCATGCAGGAGGCGGACGTGCCGGCGGCGCTCAAGTCGGTCGATGCGTGCGGGGCCGAGTTCAAGATGATGGAGACCAGCTTCTTCCTCGCCCGCCAGACGCTGCTGCCGTCGTCGCGGCCGGGGATGATGATCTGGCGCGAGAAGCTGTTCGCCTGGATGCTGCGCAACGCCGAAAGCGCGATGGAGTTTTTCCGCCTGCCCACCAACCGCGTGGTCGAGCTGGGTAGCCAGGTGGAGATTTGA
- the ald gene encoding alanine dehydrogenase encodes MRIGVPKEIKNHEYRVGLTPASVAELVHAGHHVLVETKAGMGIDFDDAAYTAVGAQIAPDAKTVFAQSDMIVKVKEPQPQEIALLEPRHLLFTYLHLAADKPQAEGLMQSGATCIAYETVTSNSGALPLLKPMSEVAGRMSVQVASHYLEKEQGGRGELLGGVPGVAPCKVAILGGGVSGINAAQMATGQRADVTIYDINNERLAELDMHFGSQIKTAYASKAAIAEAVRTSQVVIGAVLVPGAAAPKLVTRDMLKTMMRGSVLVDIAIDQGGCFETSRATTHDDPVFEIDGVIHYCVANMPGAVARTSAFALNNATLPFVLKLANHGAEAAMQADRHLANGLNVSGGKIRHQAVADALDLPFEAWAG; translated from the coding sequence ATGCGCATCGGCGTTCCCAAGGAAATCAAGAATCACGAATATCGCGTCGGCCTGACCCCCGCCTCGGTGGCGGAGCTGGTCCATGCCGGCCACCACGTGCTGGTCGAGACCAAGGCCGGCATGGGCATCGATTTCGACGATGCCGCCTATACAGCGGTCGGCGCGCAGATCGCGCCCGACGCCAAGACCGTGTTCGCCCAGTCGGACATGATCGTGAAGGTCAAGGAGCCCCAGCCGCAGGAAATCGCGTTGCTCGAGCCGCGCCATTTGCTGTTCACCTATCTCCACCTCGCCGCGGACAAGCCGCAGGCCGAAGGCCTCATGCAGTCGGGTGCGACCTGCATCGCCTATGAGACGGTCACGTCGAACTCAGGCGCCCTCCCCCTGCTCAAGCCGATGAGCGAAGTCGCCGGCCGCATGTCGGTGCAGGTCGCGTCGCACTATCTCGAGAAGGAACAGGGCGGCCGCGGCGAGCTGCTCGGCGGCGTGCCGGGCGTGGCGCCGTGCAAGGTCGCGATCCTTGGCGGCGGCGTCTCGGGCATCAACGCCGCGCAGATGGCGACCGGCCAGCGCGCCGATGTGACGATATACGACATCAACAACGAGCGCCTCGCCGAGCTCGACATGCATTTCGGCAGCCAGATCAAGACTGCCTATGCCAGCAAGGCCGCGATTGCCGAGGCGGTCCGCACCTCGCAGGTGGTGATCGGCGCGGTGCTGGTACCGGGTGCGGCGGCGCCCAAGCTCGTCACCCGCGACATGCTGAAGACGATGATGCGCGGCTCGGTGCTGGTCGACATCGCGATCGACCAGGGCGGCTGCTTCGAGACCAGCCGCGCGACGACGCATGACGATCCGGTGTTCGAGATCGACGGCGTGATTCATTATTGCGTCGCCAACATGCCCGGCGCGGTCGCCCGCACCTCCGCCTTCGCGCTCAACAACGCGACGCTGCCGTTCGTGCTCAAGCTGGCCAACCACGGCGCGGAAGCGGCAATGCAGGCCGATCGTCACCTCGCCAACGGCCTCAACGTCTCGGGCGGCAAGATCCGTCACCAGGCGGTAGCCGACGCGCTTGACCTGCCGTTCGAAGCCTGGGCCGGCTGA
- a CDS encoding TMEM165/GDT1 family protein gives MEALLTSTVVVALAEIGDKTQLLAILLATRFKKPVPIICGIFAATIANHFLAALVGAEVAGLLDSVWFRYAIAASFVAMGLWTLIPDKLDEDEETKPARFGAFLTTAIAFFLVEMGDKTQVATVALGARFHAVLPVTAGTTLGMMLANVPAVFLGKAVIDRVPLTTVHRIAALLFVAIGLWLAAQTAGWL, from the coding sequence TTGGAAGCCTTGCTCACCTCCACGGTGGTGGTCGCACTCGCTGAAATCGGCGACAAGACCCAGCTGCTTGCCATTCTGCTCGCCACCCGGTTCAAGAAGCCCGTGCCGATCATCTGCGGCATCTTCGCCGCCACCATCGCCAATCACTTCCTCGCCGCATTGGTGGGCGCCGAAGTCGCCGGACTGTTGGACAGCGTGTGGTTCCGCTACGCGATCGCCGCCTCGTTCGTCGCGATGGGCCTGTGGACGCTGATCCCGGACAAGCTCGACGAGGACGAAGAGACGAAGCCCGCGCGGTTCGGCGCGTTCCTGACGACCGCCATCGCCTTCTTTCTGGTCGAGATGGGCGACAAGACCCAGGTCGCCACGGTGGCGCTCGGTGCACGCTTCCACGCGGTGCTGCCGGTGACGGCGGGGACGACGCTGGGGATGATGCTCGCCAATGTGCCGGCGGTGTTCCTCGGCAAGGCGGTGATCGACCGGGTGCCGCTGACGACGGTGCATCGCATCGCCGCGCTGCTCTTCGTCGCGATCGGCCTGTGGCTTGCGGCGCAGACGGCGGGGTGGTTGTAA
- a CDS encoding cytochrome c biogenesis factor-like protein has protein sequence MTGWLVFGGLALVASALLLLIRFPTRFWTVPAMAVMLAGAGYAWQGQPGLPDHPVEGAASVRPLDADLIAAREGLFGRFNFDYSYFMAADAMTRAGAPQLAATVMLGAVRKAPNDLGLWAGLGLALAEHDGDRLSPAALYAFDKAETLAPNHPGPPFYRGIALARSGDMAAARQAWGRALRLVPPTASYRDDMVGAMLKLDPGLAAAARGMPTARP, from the coding sequence ATGACGGGATGGCTGGTCTTCGGCGGCTTGGCGCTGGTGGCAAGTGCTCTATTGCTACTCATTCGCTTCCCGACGCGGTTCTGGACGGTGCCGGCGATGGCGGTGATGCTCGCGGGGGCCGGCTATGCCTGGCAGGGGCAGCCGGGCCTGCCCGATCATCCGGTGGAAGGTGCCGCCAGCGTGCGCCCGCTTGATGCCGATCTGATCGCGGCGCGCGAGGGGCTCTTCGGCCGCTTCAATTTCGACTACAGCTATTTCATGGCCGCCGATGCAATGACCCGGGCCGGCGCGCCGCAGCTCGCCGCGACGGTGATGCTGGGGGCGGTGCGCAAGGCGCCGAACGACCTGGGGCTTTGGGCGGGGCTGGGCCTTGCGCTTGCGGAACATGATGGCGACCGGCTGTCCCCGGCTGCGCTCTATGCCTTCGACAAGGCAGAGACGCTCGCGCCGAACCATCCCGGCCCGCCCTTTTATCGTGGGATCGCCCTCGCACGATCCGGCGATATGGCGGCGGCCCGGCAGGCCTGGGGCAGGGCGTTGCGCCTCGTCCCGCCTACCGCAAGCTATCGCGACGACATGGTGGGGGCGATGCTGAAGCTTGACCCCGGCCTTGCAGCCGCAGCGCGGGGGATGCCGACCGCCCGACCCTGA
- a CDS encoding radical SAM protein: MTMTAHNAADEADQVAREQAQTMLHTMLQDLIQIDDRPEIWAAFPQFLRALPLFSTVIRETHAAAMRSNPKVDLFLAIALEILVAMCDAHEGQLPGATARLTRAAGMQGNSLLLQGALFHVQGLADPANPKYRLEERFCPKPFLQLHVLENTAHQCCANWLPASAGDLSRSDGESVWNSQTAQAVRASIHDGSYRHCNKTLCPEIQAGVLPTKQAAMAQWPGLAALIAEQETAMPHGPQDVNLAYDVTCNLSCPSCRTTKQAADAATRERYSAMQERAILPMLRDAKSVFITGSGDPFASKNFRQLMERLTADDYPDLRFRIMTNAMLLTPREWEKFPSLHGRVQSLQISIDGASKQTHELLRRGARWEVMEENLRFAADLHAQGLVELLYLSFTVQVDNFHEMGAAVDLAESLGVTGLYFGKMTNWGTFSPEEYAQKAVFTPTHPQYRDFLAVMADPRLRSPRAILGNLVDYLPEQAVAA; the protein is encoded by the coding sequence ATGACGATGACCGCGCACAACGCCGCCGACGAGGCCGATCAGGTCGCGCGCGAACAGGCGCAGACCATGCTGCACACCATGTTGCAGGACCTCATCCAGATCGACGACCGTCCCGAGATCTGGGCAGCCTTCCCGCAATTCCTGCGGGCCTTGCCGCTGTTCTCAACGGTGATCCGCGAAACCCACGCCGCGGCGATGCGCAGCAATCCCAAGGTCGACCTGTTCCTGGCAATCGCGCTCGAGATCCTCGTCGCGATGTGCGACGCGCACGAGGGGCAGCTGCCCGGCGCGACTGCACGCCTCACCCGCGCCGCGGGGATGCAGGGCAACTCGCTGCTGCTGCAAGGCGCCCTGTTCCACGTCCAGGGGCTGGCCGATCCCGCCAACCCGAAATATCGGCTGGAAGAGCGCTTCTGCCCGAAGCCGTTTCTCCAACTTCATGTCCTGGAAAACACGGCGCACCAATGTTGTGCGAATTGGCTGCCGGCCTCGGCGGGCGACCTGAGCCGGTCCGACGGGGAAAGCGTGTGGAATTCGCAGACCGCGCAGGCCGTGCGCGCGAGCATCCACGACGGCAGCTATCGTCATTGCAACAAGACCTTGTGCCCCGAGATTCAGGCAGGCGTGCTGCCGACCAAGCAGGCGGCGATGGCGCAGTGGCCTGGCCTCGCCGCATTGATCGCGGAGCAAGAGACGGCGATGCCCCATGGCCCGCAGGACGTGAACCTCGCCTATGACGTGACCTGCAATCTCTCCTGCCCGAGCTGTCGCACCACCAAACAGGCTGCTGATGCCGCCACCCGCGAGCGCTACAGCGCGATGCAGGAGCGCGCGATCCTGCCGATGCTGCGCGATGCGAAGTCGGTATTCATCACCGGCTCGGGAGACCCCTTCGCCAGCAAAAACTTCCGCCAGCTGATGGAGCGGCTGACCGCGGACGACTATCCGGATCTACGCTTTCGGATCATGACCAACGCGATGCTGCTCACGCCACGCGAATGGGAGAAGTTCCCGTCGCTGCATGGGCGCGTCCAGTCATTGCAGATCAGCATCGACGGGGCCTCGAAGCAGACCCACGAACTGCTCCGCCGCGGCGCGCGGTGGGAGGTGATGGAGGAGAATCTGCGCTTCGCCGCCGATCTGCATGCGCAGGGCCTGGTGGAATTGCTGTATCTCAGCTTCACCGTGCAAGTGGATAATTTCCACGAGATGGGCGCGGCGGTCGATCTTGCCGAAAGCCTTGGCGTCACGGGTCTCTATTTTGGCAAGATGACCAACTGGGGCACCTTTTCGCCGGAAGAATATGCGCAGAAGGCGGTGTTCACCCCGACCCACCCGCAATATCGGGATTTCCTCGCCGTGATGGCCGATCCGCGACTGCGCTCGCCGCGGGCAATTCTGGGCAATCTCGTGGACTATCTGCCCGAGCAGGCGGTCGCCGCCTGA
- a CDS encoding cytochrome c-type biogenesis protein, protein MRRALLPLALVLAGVAQADSTLPASPLAYTQLPDPDEEAQAKALMETLRCLVCQGQSIADSDADMAGEMRALVRQRIAAGERPAEVRKWLMQRYGDYVTYDPPLSAVTAPLWIAPLVLLGLGLLIARRVFKRTTA, encoded by the coding sequence GTGAGGCGGGCGCTGCTGCCCCTTGCGCTGGTGCTGGCCGGCGTGGCGCAGGCGGATTCGACGCTGCCGGCGTCGCCGCTCGCCTACACCCAGCTGCCCGACCCCGACGAGGAAGCGCAGGCCAAGGCGCTGATGGAGACGTTACGTTGCCTCGTCTGTCAGGGGCAGAGCATCGCCGACAGCGACGCCGACATGGCGGGGGAGATGCGCGCGCTGGTCCGTCAGCGCATCGCGGCCGGCGAACGACCCGCCGAGGTCCGCAAATGGCTGATGCAGCGCTATGGCGATTATGTCACCTACGACCCGCCGCTCAGCGCGGTGACCGCGCCGCTGTGGATCGCCCCGCTGGTCCTGCTGGGTCTCGGGCTGCTGATCGCGCGCCGCGTGTTCAAGAGGACGACGGCATGA
- a CDS encoding heme lyase CcmF/NrfE family subunit, which produces MIAEAGLAALWLATAFAIAQLLLGAAAARATDPRAMLPAVRHIALVQALFALLAFLLLIWLFVTSDMSVLLVAENSHSLKPMLYKVAGAWGNHEGSMLLWVTVLAAAGAGVALFERRLVAETLSATLAAQAAIAIGFYAFLAFASNPFARLNPAPADGQGLNPLLQDPGLAFHPPTLYLGYVGLSVAFSFAVAALLMRDVGPAFAKAMRPWVLAAWIFLTIGITAGSYWAYYELGWGGWWFWDPVENASLMPWLAATALLHSVNVLATRDGLRAWTLMLAVVAFSMSMVGTFLVRSGILVSVHSFAVDPTRGTFLLALLGLYIGGALALFGARVGTVTQGATFQLVSREAALVLNNLLLSVILGIVLIGTLYPLVAQAMGVQLSIGAPFFEKTAVPIALFLIAGTAAGPLLRWRKDSAQALLSRLTLPVAVAGVAFALFFALSGFASPIAVLVLALAFGLAAASVAPLWKRNLRRTPLPIYGMVVAHLGIAVSLAGMAADTLFKKERLAAVAVGDHLTVGPFKVTLAEVRPTVGPNWSALEARLQVQRGASAPFELVPQQRFFSNPPTNTSEAAIATLWDGQVYTVLGAADGAGRWQLRLWWKPFVTLIWAGGGLIALGGILSLFGRVLRARREAREREAWA; this is translated from the coding sequence ATGATCGCCGAAGCCGGGCTTGCGGCGCTGTGGCTCGCCACGGCCTTTGCCATCGCGCAGCTCCTGTTGGGCGCTGCCGCGGCGCGGGCCACCGATCCGCGCGCGATGCTGCCGGCGGTCCGCCACATCGCGCTGGTTCAGGCGCTGTTCGCGCTTCTGGCCTTCCTGCTCCTGATCTGGCTGTTCGTCACTTCAGACATGTCGGTGCTGCTGGTGGCGGAGAACAGCCATTCGCTGAAGCCGATGCTGTACAAGGTCGCCGGCGCTTGGGGGAACCACGAGGGTTCGATGCTGCTCTGGGTGACGGTCCTCGCGGCTGCGGGCGCGGGTGTCGCGCTGTTCGAACGGCGGCTGGTCGCGGAGACGCTGTCGGCGACGCTTGCCGCGCAGGCGGCGATCGCGATCGGCTTCTACGCCTTCCTCGCCTTCGCCTCGAACCCGTTCGCGCGGCTCAACCCCGCGCCGGCGGACGGGCAGGGGCTCAACCCGCTGCTTCAGGACCCCGGCCTCGCCTTTCATCCGCCGACGCTCTACCTGGGGTATGTCGGCCTGTCGGTGGCGTTCAGCTTCGCTGTCGCCGCGCTGCTGATGCGCGACGTGGGACCCGCCTTCGCCAAGGCGATGCGGCCCTGGGTGCTGGCGGCCTGGATCTTCCTGACGATCGGCATCACCGCGGGCAGCTACTGGGCCTATTACGAGCTCGGCTGGGGCGGCTGGTGGTTCTGGGACCCGGTGGAGAATGCCTCGCTGATGCCGTGGCTGGCGGCAACTGCGCTGCTCCATTCGGTCAACGTGCTGGCAACGCGGGACGGGCTGCGGGCTTGGACGTTGATGCTGGCGGTGGTCGCCTTTTCGATGTCGATGGTCGGGACGTTCCTGGTTCGCTCGGGCATTCTCGTCAGCGTCCATTCCTTCGCGGTCGACCCGACGCGCGGCACTTTCCTGCTCGCCTTGCTGGGCCTGTATATCGGCGGGGCGTTGGCGCTGTTCGGGGCGCGTGTCGGCACGGTGACGCAGGGCGCGACCTTCCAGCTGGTCAGCCGCGAGGCGGCGCTGGTGCTCAACAACCTGTTGCTTAGTGTGATCTTGGGGATCGTGCTGATCGGCACGCTCTATCCACTGGTCGCGCAAGCGATGGGCGTACAGCTCTCGATCGGCGCGCCTTTCTTCGAGAAGACCGCGGTGCCGATCGCGCTGTTCCTGATCGCGGGCACCGCGGCCGGGCCGCTCTTGCGCTGGCGCAAGGATTCGGCGCAGGCGCTGCTGTCGCGTCTCACCCTTCCGGTGGCGGTGGCGGGCGTGGCCTTCGCGCTGTTCTTCGCCCTGTCGGGCTTCGCGTCGCCGATCGCGGTGCTGGTGCTCGCGCTTGCCTTCGGGCTGGCTGCGGCGAGCGTCGCGCCGCTGTGGAAGCGCAACCTCCGGCGGACACCGTTGCCGATCTACGGCATGGTCGTCGCACATCTCGGTATCGCGGTGAGCCTCGCCGGTATGGCGGCGGACACCCTGTTCAAGAAGGAGCGGCTGGCCGCCGTGGCGGTCGGCGACCATCTGACGGTCGGCCCGTTCAAGGTGACGCTTGCCGAAGTGCGTCCCACGGTCGGCCCCAATTGGTCGGCGCTGGAGGCGCGCCTCCAGGTGCAGCGCGGCGCGAGCGCGCCCTTCGAACTGGTCCCCCAGCAGCGTTTCTTCTCCAATCCACCGACCAATACCAGCGAAGCGGCGATCGCCACCTTGTGGGATGGCCAGGTCTATACCGTGCTCGGCGCGGCGGACGGGGCCGGGCGCTGGCAGCTACGCTTATGGTGGAAGCCGTTCGTTACGCTGATCTGGGCGGGCGGCGGGCTGATAGCGCTGGGCGGCATCCTGTCGCTGTTCGGACGCGTGCTCCGTGCCAGACGAGAAGCGCGCGAGCGGGAGGCATGGGCATGA
- a CDS encoding Lrp/AsnC family transcriptional regulator: MDRIDTAILKLLASDARAAVSQIAAAVGLSQSACTRRIQALEADGLIRGYGARLGHRRLGFRVTALVDITLGTQVEEDLAQFEAAVGRIDGVVECALVSGGQDYRLKILCRDLDDYERLHREHLGRLPGVVTINSSFVLRDVPTRGEGDALFGTSR; the protein is encoded by the coding sequence ATGGATCGAATCGACACAGCAATCCTCAAGCTTCTAGCATCGGATGCGCGCGCGGCGGTGAGCCAGATCGCCGCAGCGGTTGGGTTGTCGCAATCCGCCTGTACCCGGCGCATCCAGGCACTCGAGGCGGACGGCCTGATACGCGGCTATGGCGCGCGGCTCGGCCATCGGCGGCTTGGTTTCCGGGTAACGGCACTCGTCGACATCACCCTCGGGACGCAGGTCGAGGAGGACCTCGCGCAATTTGAGGCGGCGGTCGGCCGGATCGACGGGGTGGTCGAGTGCGCACTGGTTTCGGGCGGGCAGGATTACCGCTTGAAGATACTGTGCCGCGACCTCGACGATTATGAACGGCTCCACCGCGAGCATCTCGGTCGGCTGCCCGGCGTGGTGACGATCAACAGCAGCTTCGTGTTGCGCGACGTGCCCACGCGCGGCGAAGGTGACGCCTTGTTCGGTACATCGCGATGA
- a CDS encoding redoxin family protein, with translation MKKLLIWLPLALFVLVFVLVVNGLIQPSDRIVRSAMVGKPLPALHLPPIVDEKPGIDTAAWPKGKPRLLNVFASWCIPCVAEAPQLLKLKQAGAQIDAIAVRDTAAEVQAFLARHGDPYARIGDDPAMRAQLSLGSSGVPETFVIDARGVIVDQHIGDIRAEDVPKLLAALEKAK, from the coding sequence ATGAAGAAGCTGCTAATATGGCTGCCGCTCGCGCTGTTCGTGCTCGTCTTCGTGCTGGTGGTGAACGGCCTGATCCAGCCAAGCGACCGCATCGTCCGTTCTGCGATGGTCGGCAAGCCTCTTCCCGCGCTCCACCTGCCGCCGATCGTCGACGAAAAGCCCGGGATCGACACGGCAGCCTGGCCCAAGGGCAAGCCGCGGCTGCTCAACGTCTTCGCCAGCTGGTGCATCCCCTGTGTGGCGGAGGCGCCGCAACTGCTCAAGCTGAAGCAGGCGGGCGCGCAGATCGACGCGATCGCCGTGCGTGACACCGCCGCGGAGGTGCAGGCCTTTCTCGCGCGCCATGGTGACCCCTATGCCCGGATCGGCGACGATCCTGCGATGCGTGCGCAACTGTCGCTGGGCTCCTCGGGCGTGCCGGAGACCTTCGTGATCGACGCGCGCGGCGTGATCGTCGATCAGCATATCGGCGACATCCGCGCCGAGGACGTGCCTAAGCTGCTTGCCGCCCTGGAGAAGGCGAAGTGA